TCTTCATAGACCCAGGCGATGTCGTTATAACAGAGAACCCCACCTACCTCGCGGCGCTCCAGGCGTGGAGGGTCTACCAGCCGAGGTTAGTGGGAGTGCCAATGGACGAGCACGGCATGGTGGTGGAGATACTCGAGGAGAGAGTAAAACAACTCAAGGCAGAGGGAGCCCGCATAAAATTCATCTACACCATACCCACGGCGCAGAACCCCTCCGGGCTCACCATGTCCCAAGACCGGAGAAAATACCTGCTGGAGGTCGCAGAAAGGTTCGACCTAATGATCGTAGAGGACGACCCATACTCATACTTCCTCTTCGAGCCCATCGAGGTCTCGCCAATAAAGGCGCTGGACAAGAACGACAGAGTCATCTACCTATCCACCGCCTCTAAGATCTTCGCACCCGGCTTCCGCCTAGGCTGGGTCATCGCCAAGGAGGATGTAGTCAAGTGGTTCAACCTCGCCAAGCAGTCCCTAAATCTCAACACTTCCAACTTTGTGCAGTACATCTTCGCCGAGGGCCTGCGGCGCAACGTCGTGCTCAAAAACCTACCCCACGTGAGGGACCTGTACAAAAGGAAGAGAGACGCTATGCTAGCGGCCCTGGAGACCTATATGCCTCCGGGGGTAAGCTGGACTAGGCCCAGCGGCGGCATGTTTATCTGGG
The sequence above is drawn from the Pyrobaculum ferrireducens genome and encodes:
- a CDS encoding PLP-dependent aminotransferase family protein, with the protein product MNIEQLVSSRTQFMTASEIRELLRWATADVISFGGGMPDPSTFPIEDIAKIVAYVLEAYPHKALQYGSTEGVLELRQEIAKFSESFRGIRARPENIIVTVGSQEALELLGRVFIDPGDVVITENPTYLAALQAWRVYQPRLVGVPMDEHGMVVEILEERVKQLKAEGARIKFIYTIPTAQNPSGLTMSQDRRKYLLEVAERFDLMIVEDDPYSYFLFEPIEVSPIKALDKNDRVIYLSTASKIFAPGFRLGWVIAKEDVVKWFNLAKQSLNLNTSNFVQYIFAEGLRRNVVLKNLPHVRDLYKRKRDAMLAALETYMPPGVSWTRPSGGMFIWVTAPPHIDTKELLKTAVTQYKVAFVPGHGFFVDQSVRNAMRLNFTYPSFEQINEGIRRLAMAIKGA